One segment of Pseudanabaena sp. PCC 6802 DNA contains the following:
- a CDS encoding transposase has protein sequence MANDRPPVVGTVGRSSGQIRLKVCDNTQQVTIQPQVEATTLPTATVYTDESDAYNRVPASGRGHQTVCHSLGEYARDADGDGFCEVHCNTMEGIWVGLRNFLRPFRGIHKKYLHLYVGIFEWSYNLRWIDSDFLRRLLMPPSTYLPR, from the coding sequence ATGGCAAATGACCGTCCACCCGTTGTCGGCACCGTTGGACGCAGCAGTGGTCAGATCCGTCTGAAGGTTTGTGACAATACCCAACAAGTAACCATCCAACCGCAGGTGGAGGCAACCACTTTACCTACCGCGACTGTCTATACCGATGAATCCGATGCCTATAACCGCGTACCTGCTTCAGGTCGTGGGCATCAAACTGTATGTCACTCGCTAGGGGAATATGCCCGAGATGCGGATGGGGATGGCTTTTGCGAAGTGCATTGCAATACTATGGAGGGAATTTGGGTTGGGTTGCGCAATTTCCTGCGTCCGTTTCGAGGTATTCACAAAAAGTATTTGCACTTATATGTAGGCATATTCGAGTGGTCATACAATCTACGTTGGATTGATTCTGACTTCCTCCGTCGTCTTCTCATGCCTCCTTCCACCTATT
- a CDS encoding ribbon-helix-helix protein, CopG family — MSGKTLISLNLSQAELDLLTELSEKKEMSRSAVIRQAIRLMGMMEQRLNKGEKLYFESLDKEKSEVLLL, encoded by the coding sequence TTGAGCGGGAAAACTTTAATTTCACTAAACCTATCTCAAGCAGAGTTAGATCTGCTAACAGAGTTGAGTGAAAAGAAAGAAATGAGTAGGTCTGCTGTAATTCGCCAAGCTATAAGGTTGATGGGAATGATGGAACAGCGCCTTAACAAAGGTGAAAAGTTATACTTTGAGTCTTTAGACAAGGAGAAGTCAGAGGTTCTACTCTTATAG